From the genome of Bos indicus isolate NIAB-ARS_2022 breed Sahiwal x Tharparkar chromosome 2, NIAB-ARS_B.indTharparkar_mat_pri_1.0, whole genome shotgun sequence:
TCCAGTTGGTAATGAGTCCATCCCAAATTAGTAGGGTAGTACGGTAAAGAATCAGAATGGTAGACATTTCTCCTTACAGCTTTTATTACTGCACAATACAAACTTGGTCTCTATTTTACAAACCTTATACACAAAAAGTTTTCTTCCCGAAAGCTACTTTATTCCAGTTTCCCCTATTCCTGCAGAAGGATGATCTAGATTCTCCATGCTATTCTTGGCGTTTAAGTTAGAAAGGCTGTCACAAAAGTGAACTGGCCATATGAGGAAACCAGTGCAAAGAACCAACAGAGTTCTCACTGGCTTCCATCCTGAGGGAAGAATGCATGGCTGGCGGTGGTGAAATGGGGCAATTATAACATCTTTTCTTGTAACAGCTGAGGACAAGCCCCAGTGGTGGACAGATTGTCTTAGTCACATGAGCCTTTTGGGGTCTATTTTCTCTAGGTGAACCAGAGGTTTCAGCTGCTCCGCAAAGTTCCTCATGTCATCAGAGACCATGTCCTGCCCAGCTGGTGCAACAACACTTAGTTCCACGAGATAGGACAGTGACAAGGCCTCAGTGTTGTCCGTGTTCCCTGGCACCAGGATGCGGAAGATCTTGTATACCACGATCTTCATGATGCCTTTCCGGAACAAGTGTCCCCTGGCAACAAACTCGTGGTCCATGCGAAATCCCATTTCCATGAGGAAGTCAGTGAGGTTCTCAGATGTTGCAATGTCCACGCAGTTACGCACCAGGGCATGGCGGTTCTTGTCTCCCATCTCTGGCTGTCCCAGGTAGCGAAGATGCCAGGGTGCCCCTGCCCTATCCAGAGAGCGTCGGGCCCTTAAAACAAATGGACTGGCCTGCTGGCCCTTAAGGAGGAATACCATCTCGTGGTCAACAAAAGTCTCGGGTTCCATGTTGTCACATAAACCACGAAGGCGGTGGATGAGGCTTTCCAAGCTGTGATCTAAAACgcttcctgaagaaggaaaaaagcactATTGAGTTCCATCTTTCATTTTGGGTAATGGAATTagcaaaagactgaaaaaaccaaaataatttagTGTAGTGTTTTgtaaaccatgctgctgctgctgctgctgctgctaagtcacttcagttgtgtccgactctgtgcgaccccatagacggcagcccaccaggttccgccatccctgggattctccaggcaagaacactggagtgggttgccatttccttctccaatgcatggaagtgaaaagtgaaagtgaagtcactgagtcgtgtccaactctcagcgaccccatggactgcagcctaccaggcccctgcgtccatgggattttccaggcgagagtactagagtggggtgccaaaacCATAGGCCCAATATATGAGATTTTAGAGAGGTTACACTGCCAAGATATTATATAACAAGTTAatctcttttcaattttttgcACTGTCTTATTTGGTACTAGAAGTTAGGCCTTGTTTAGTAATGCTAACCTCTAGCAGACTTTGGGATTTAATAGGCAACAGTATCTACctagaataattattttattccattctattataaaataatatatatattattttatataagacaaaaaataataaataaaacagcatgtgtgttagttgctcagtcgtgtccgactctgcaaccccacggactgtagcctgccaggctcctctgtccatgggattttccaggcaagaatactagagtaggtggccattttcttctccaatagaACAGCGTATTTCCCTCCAatctcttttcacttttctgctttatttttctttagcttaTCACATCAACTCTTTAGTCATCTTTCAACATATCAATGTATTGACTTTTTAATCATCTTTCTTTCTCTACTGCTGATACTCCAATGAGAGGAACATATTCCTTTATTGACTAAATCtgttaaagtaaataaaaatatactactGTAACTACAGTAAATATTGACAGTGGTACTCAAACGATTGAATTTTTGGAAAAGCAACAGAGTGGGTCCCAGTTATCATAGGACAGATCACAGGAGTAGGGAGTGGGTCCTACATTCAGAACAGTGTCAGACGTGTGTTTTTTCATTCTTCAGACATTTAAGGAGCTTTGTTAAGTGCTGGTTCATATACTTACACTTACTGAATGGCACCATGCTAAGAAGTAGGGGGCCTGGCCTGCCCAGAGATTATAGTTTAGTGggggaaacaaaaaaaataaataagtaaaccaaTAAACAAGAGATAAATggaaataagtaaacaaataagagATAAACGGGGTATGGAATAGAGAGCAACCGGTATGGGTGGAGAAGAGGAGACATCTTTGAGGGCTTGGAGTAGTCAGAGAAGATTTCTAAGGGAATGACAACTGAGTTGAGGCCTGAGGGATAAATATGAGATGGCTATATGAAGAGCTGGAACAAAGTATAGAGGCCAGGGGATCAGAGGTAGGAAAAAGCTTGGggaatgcaaagaaatgaaaggatCTCAGTGTGGCTGAAGTATGGTAAGCAAGACGGAAGATGATCATGAAATGAGTATTCGGGATGGGCCAAAGCAGGCAGGCCTTATGTGTCGCCCATGCTAAAGGCTGTATTTTATTGTAAGGCCACTGGACAGTTATTAGCTCCACAGTGTATTCTCCATGCAACAAGGAAAGATATGActggatttacattttaaaaagatcactccAGGAAAACTGGTATGGACGCTTCAACCAGACAGGGTCACATGAAAAAAAGTGGGAGTGAGGGGAGGCGGGTCCAAGTTAAAAAAGGCTTAAGAGATACAGTTTTCATATGTAATGCATGAGACGATATTATGCCCTGGATCAAAACACAAGATGGAGGAAGCTTTTGAATATGAATTAGatattaaatgatattaaaaatatactatgACTTTTTCAGGTAATAATGATAGTATTGCAGTtatcaacagagaaggcaatggcaccccactccagtactcttgcctggcaaatcccatggacaaaggagcctggtaggctgcagtccatggggtcaatgctagtcggacacgactgagcgacttcactttcgcttttcactttcatgcattggagaaggaaatggcaactcactccagtgttcttgcctggagaatcccaaggacgggggagcctggtgggctgccgtctacggggttgcacagaattggacacgactgaagtgacttagcagcagtagcagcagcagggttattATGGACAATACGCTTGCTTTTTTAGAGATGTATATTGAAAGTGTTTGGGGGTAAAATGTTATGAGATCTGAAACCGTCTTCAAAAAcggcaaaaggaaaaagataaagcaaatatggcaaaagGACAGAAACGGAAATCTAGATGACTAGATCTAGAAATCTAAGTTGACTGTTCACAGGAATTCcttggtcatccagtggttaggacttggtgctcccaatgcaggggacccaggtttcatccctggttcaggaactaagatcctgcatgccatgctgctgctgctgctgctaagtcgcttcagtcatgtctgactctgtgcgaccccatagactctattttcttttctctgagatTGATTCCTGAATGCATGGCTTAAGCAACTGATGCCTGACAGCGGCACTTActgagatgggaaagactgaagtagAGGCAGCTTGAGGAGTGAAATTAACAATCCTATTTTGTTCATAGTAAGTTACTAAATGGATGATCTGAATTAAAGTCTAAATTCTTCCACTAAAGATTAAATGATCTCCTGAAAATCATAACCCTCCCTGGGTCTTGAGTTTTCTCATCTGGGAAAGTTACTTCACTTCTATTTCCTGATCTAGAAGATGGAACTAATAATGGTATCATAACATTACCATATGATCTATTAATCTCACTTCTGGGCATTCACTCCTAAAGAATTCAAAGCAAGATCTTGAAGAGGTATGTGCACACCCATGTTCACTGAGCATTATCTATGATAACCATTTGGGTAGTAGCAATCCAACTGTCtgacagagaaatgaataaagaaaatgtggtatgtacatacagtggaacattattcagattttttaaaggaGATTCTCTCACATGCTAAAGCATTAATgttgaggacattatactaagtgaaataagccagtaataaaaagacaaatactgaatgcTTCCACTCCTATGAGGTTATCTAAAGTTGTCAAAATTAGAAACATCAAGTAGAAAGGTTGTTGCCAAGGCCTGGGTCGAGGGGAAAGGAGGAATTAGTGTTTAACAGGAATAGAATTTCAAttctgcaagatgaaaaagttctagagattaGCTATAAAACAATGTGATATACCTAATATTACTGAACTGTatgcttaaaaatgtttaatatggtAAACTTAATGTTATGTATTTGTGAccataattaaaagtaaattggGGAATAAAAGGGTGCCAGAAATTATGCAGGTAGCCTTTATATAACAGCCTCTCATCTCCATGGAAACTGgaacagaaaacaggaaaacaggTAATTCAAGCTCCCTAGTTCACTTACCCTGCAGCAGGTACTCCATCATGTTAATGGTGCCCCCGGTGACAGGCATCATGGTGACTGGAGGTGCCTCCATGTTTATCTGTTTAAGTTGAAAATGACAGAACTAGATTTGGAGTCCCCAGTCAGGTAAAGAACAGGATACACCTGGAGAAGAGTTATACTTGTTAATACAtcggagaggcagagagagaccaGATCTGCTTGGGACATTGGCCTGGACATGCAGattcattcatccacccattCAAATCTTTTTTAGTAACTGCTATAGGCCAGTTTCAGGTGATCCAGAAATACACAAAGGAGGCCTGATCATGGAGTTACAGCATAATCTTCCAGTCTCAAGGTCTGAAACCCTTCAGTGGTTTTCTGTGCACCCTGGGACTCAATGTCTTTCTTCTAAAATGAGGCCACGATATTAACCCCCAAggctttgtggctcagatgacatAATGGACCTGCAATTAAAGACTGAAAAGTGACTTAAGGACTCTTTTATGT
Proteins encoded in this window:
- the MED18 gene encoding mediator of RNA polymerase II transcription subunit 18 — its product is MEAPPVTMMPVTGGTINMMEYLLQGSVLDHSLESLIHRLRGLCDNMEPETFVDHEMVFLLKGQQASPFVLRARRSLDRAGAPWHLRYLGQPEMGDKNRHALVRNCVDIATSENLTDFLMEMGFRMDHEFVARGHLFRKGIMKIVVYKIFRILVPGNTDNTEALSLSYLVELSVVAPAGQDMVSDDMRNFAEQLKPLVHLEKIDPKRLM